One region of Armigeres subalbatus isolate Guangzhou_Male chromosome 3, GZ_Asu_2, whole genome shotgun sequence genomic DNA includes:
- the LOC134221524 gene encoding uncharacterized protein LOC134221524 produces the protein MSSGDPAAADTHDRSDGQNQCIVCNEPNHADRKMVQCDGCDRWFHFRCVGVKDSIEGEDRSFRCTACSVPDPPASTVSTSASMREARIQLEVQRLAEEKRLQEKMQKERGKQEQAIQEMTLRLERERRDKAIREMFALEKEYIQRKYDLLHTQLDDDGDAVSVRSRCNRGAEKVEDWITRNPAVTMSANSGNKPTGLTSQLKPITSSAPGTATATIEEVGQVNPHSASAVTSSMLATLSLPLSHSANASISHPTTQRPPIAQSTMQGNNVMPIVTTVASVQQFPKPSASVDAHNMFVISPTTASMVSFSLPSLTTTQPVSFMPSYGNSFLPQSSLATYTPQAQGISSVTSTSSCRPIVSHTAAPSCLPASGISSMWQPPTHHSTPTSSSSGRRPAEVQYANTQPMCSQVNATSVSTRMTSMNLGGKENVSSASQHVQAPMG, from the coding sequence ATGTCTAGTGGTGATCCAGCGGCCGCCGACACACACGATCGTTCTGATGGACAAAATCAATGCATCGTGTGTAACGAACCAAACCATGCAGATCGCAAGATGGTCCAGTGCGACGGATGCGATCGCTGGTTCCACTTCAGGTGCGTCGGTGTGAAGGACAGCATCGAAGGAGAGGACCGAAGCTTTAGATGCACAGCGTGTTCTGTTCCCGATCCACCAGCCTCTACAGTATCGACTTCAGCAAGTATGCGGGAAGCACGCATACAGTTGGAGGTGCAACGCCTAGCCGAGGAGAAGCGGCTACAGGAGAAGATGCAAAAAGAGCGAGGAAAGCAGGAGCAAGCTATTCAGGAGATGACGTTGCGTTTGGAACGAGAACGGAGAGACAAGGCCATCAGGGAGATGTTTGCCTTGGAGAAGGAATACATCCAACGAAAGTACGACCTGCTTCATACCCAATTGGATGACGATGGAGATGCAGTTAGCGTTCGTAGCCGTTGCAACCGTGGAGCGGAGAAAGTTGAGGATTGGATCACCCGTAACCCGGCTGTGACCATGAGTGCCAATTCTGGAAACAAACCCACTGGACTCACATCGCAGCTGAAACCAATCACGAGTTCTGCCCCAGGAACGGCAACAGCAACTATTGAAGAAGTAGGCCAAGTGAATCCACATTCAGCTTCTGCGGTCACTTCGAGTATGTTAGCTACTCTTTCGTTGCCATTATCCCATTCTGCAAACGCCTCGATCTCGCATCCTACTACACAACGACCACCTATAGCACAGAGTACCATGCAAGGGAACAATGTGATGCCAATAGTCACAACGGTGGCGAGCGTGCAACAGTTTCCTAAACCCTCTGCGTCGGTCGATGCACACAATATGTTTGTGATTTCACCAACAACAGCGTCGATGGTTTCGTTTTCGTTGCCGTCACTGACCACTACACAGCCGGTCAGTTTCATGCCATCATACGGGAACTCATTTCTGCCACAGTCGTCGTTAGCAACCTACACACCACAAGCGCAAGGTATATCATCGGTAACATCAACATCGTCGTGCCGGCCCATCGTATCGCACACTGCCGCACCGTCTTGTTTACCAGCGAGTGGTATATCATCGATGTGGCAACCACCAACACACCACTCAACACCAACGAGTTCGTCTAGCGGTCGACGTCCAGCTGAGGTACAATACGCAAACACACAACCGATGTGCTCTCAGGTAAATGCTACTTCAGTTTCGACCCGTATGACCAGTATGAATCTTGGTGGGAAAGAGAATGTTTCATCTGCCAGTCAGCATGTACAAGCTCCAATGGGGTAG